The genome window TTCCCATCTATGGTACCCATGTGGACATTGCCCATCGCCCTGGTATGTGGCAACACCTACGTATTAAAGCCATCGGAGCGCGTACCCTTGAGCGCGATTCGAATTGGCGAATTATTGGCCGAAGCCGGATTGCCGCCCGGCGTATTCAACATCGCACACGGCGGAAAAGACGCGGTAGATGCACTACTCGCCCATCCCGAAGTCAAAACCGTTTCATTCGTCGGATCAACACCTGTGGCGCGCTATGTCTATGAAACAGCCACCCGCAACGGCAAACGCGTACAATCAGCCGGTGGCGCAAAAAATTACTTAATCGTATTGCCCGACGCCGACCTGGACTCAACCGTAGCTGCCGTCATGGGATCTGCTTATGGCTGTGCCGGAGAACGGTGCATGGCCGGCAGCGTACTCGTCTGTGCCGAAGGTGCAGGCGACCGTTTCCTGGAACCGCTCAGTGAAACCGCACGCGAATTTCGGGTGGGACCAACCGACCGCGACCCCGGTGTAGATATGGGACCAGTAGTGACCAAAACGCACCTGGACCGCATCCATCAACATATCGAAAACGGATTGCGAGAAGGCGCAGAATTAATCGTAGATGGCCGCAATATACAGGTCGAAGAAACACCACATGGCTTCTACCTGGGCGCAACAATTTTCGATCGTGTAAAACCCCAGATGTCCATTGCGAGAGAAGAAATCTTCGGACCCGTATTATCGACCATGCACACAGACGACTTGGAGGGAGCCATTGCCCGGTGCAACGCCAGCGGATACGGCAACGCAGCCGTATTGTTCACATCCAGTGGCGGAGCCGCGCGCAAATTTCGCCACGAAGTAAACGCAGGCATGGTCGGTATCAACATCGGCGTCCCCGCGCCCATGGCATTCTTCCCCTTCTCCGGATGGAACAATTCCTTCTTCGGCGATTTACATGTACAGGGCACCGAAGGCGTATCGTTCTTCACCCGACAAAAGGTCACAATCAGCCGATGGATTGACACAAAGCGGCAATTCTTTTAGCATAGGGGCGTGTTCGCCATTATCGGAAGGGGCTGAGCGGAAGGGATAACCGCTATTCTCACAGGCAAATGCTATGCACGCACTCAATTTTTGGAAAACAGTGACAATGGATCACAGCCATTTTTTAGAGAACCTGATCACTTTATTGGCAGAACACGACATTGCGTATTGCGTAATTGGTGGGCAAGCCGTCAATGCCTATGTAGAGCCAGTGGTCAGCCTGGATCTCGATCTGGTTGTCGCTATTGCACAATTCAAACAAGTTGTAGCCTTGTTGGAAGCGAACTTTGAGGTAAAGCAATTTCCCCATAGCCTCAACGTGTATCAAAAAGGGTCCGACTTACGCGTACAAATTCAAACAGATGCGCGATATTTTGATTTTCCAGATCGCGCTGCACCGCGCGAAATACTCGGCCTTGAACTGCCAGTTGCTCGTCTTGAAGATACATTACAGGGCAAAATATGGGCTGCGATGGATACGGACCGACGCAGCAGCAAACGGCAAAAAGATCTGGCCGACATTGCTCGCCTCATTGAAACGTATCCTTTTCTACAATCGCGCGTTCCATCAGAAATCCTTTCAAAACTGGTGTAGCGACCAGGCCAATCAGGAGGAAACATGGCAGATGATATCAAAGCTGCGGCGAGAACCGCGCGGCAGGCTGCACTCGCATTGAGTCAGGCAACGGAAAAACAGCGCAATGCCGCGCTCGAGGCCATAGCACAGGCATTGCATGCTAATCGCGATCACATTTTGGAAGCCAACAAACGCGATCAGACAGCGGCAGAAAAAATGCTGGCACAGGGAGAAATCACCCTCCCCCTGATCAAGCGCCTGAAAGTAGATGATGAAAAGCTGGACAGTGAAATAATAGTTGGCGTCCGCAGTGTCGCAGCCCAAGAAGACCCCATTGGCAAAACGCAGGCCGCGACCGAATTGGACGAAGGCCTCAACCTCTATCGCGTAACCGTCCCAATAGGCGTAATAGGCGTGGTCTTTGAATCGCGCCCCGACGCGCTGGTGCAAATCGCGACACTATGTCTAAAATCCGGCAATGCCATCATGCTCAAAGGCGGCAGCGAAGCATTTCACAGTAACCGCGCACTGGCCGAAATCATGGTCGCTGCAACGGCTGACCTGGACGGCATCCCCGAAGGATGGATGCACCTTCTGGAAACGCGAGAAGAAGTCGCGGGCATTCTCGAACTACACGACCTCATCGACCTGATCATTCCGCGCGGCGGCAATGAATTCGTACAACACATCATGAACAACACAAAAATCCCCGTCATGGGGCATGCCGACGGCATCTGCCATGTGTACGTGGATAAAGACGCCGACCTGAAAAAAGCCGTGCGCATCGCCATCGATTCCAAGACGCAGTACGCAGCCGTCTGCAACGCCGCCGAAACCCTGCTGGTACACGCCGAAATCGCCAGGAACTTTTTCGCCACGGCAATACAACAACTCACCGACGAAGGCGTCTTGATCCGCGGCGACGCCCGCACCCTGGACCTCGCCGCCAGCGCAGATGCCCTGACCCCGGCCAGTGACAGCGACTGGTCAACCGAATACCTCGACTATGTCCTATCGGTCAAAGTCGTCGATTCGGTCGAAGAAGCAATTGCCCACATCAACGAATACAGCAGCCACCACACCGACGCGATCATAACCGAAAACCAGCAAGCCGCGAAAAGATTCTTGCAAGCCGTGGATTCGGCATCCGTCATACACAATGCGTCAACCCGGTTTGCCGACGGATTTCGCTATGGCCTCGGCGCCGAAGTGGGCATCAGCACCAACCGCCTGCACAGCCGCGGACCCGTGGGCCTCGAAGGCCTCGTCATCTACAAATACGTAGTAACAGGTAACGGACATATTGCGGACGATTACATCGGCGAAAATGCCAGAACATTTACACATCGAAAACTGGATGCGGTCTGGCGTCCGGAATAATATCAAATAAAAGGGAACATCATGATCAGGAACTACGTTATTCTACTCTGCTGTACGTGTATCATAACCTCGTGTGCAACAACGCAGACAGAAATTGAAACACCTCAACCACCAGCCCCCCAACCGCCGCCATCACCCACCTTGTCCATCGACCCTGCTGTGCGAACGGGCAAACTGGCAAATGGGCTTCGCTACGTAATCCGGGAGAACAAACGACCGGAAAACCGCGCTGAACTGCGCCTCGTAGTCAATGCGGGATCCATTCTGGAAGACGAAGATCAGCAGGGACTGGCGCACTTTGCCGAACACATGGCATTTAATGGCACGGCCAACTTCCCCAAACAGGAAATAATCGATTTCCTCGAAAGCATTGGCATGCGCTTTGGCGCGCACTTAAATGCCTACACGAGTTTTGACGAGACCGTCTATATGCTTCGCATGCCCACAGACAGCACCGAAGTAATGGAAAAAGCATTTCGCATCCTGGGCGACTGGGCGCATCGGGTAAAATTTGACCCCGAAGAAATAGAAAAAGAAAGGGGCGTGGTCATAGAAGAATGGCGTTCGGGACGCGGAGCCAGAGCGCGCATGCGCGACAAACAATTGCCGGTCTTGCTCAAAGACTCGCGTTATGCCGAGCGTTTGCCCATCGGCAAAAAAGCATTACTCGACACATTCAAGCACGAATCCCTCACGCGCTTTTATCGCGACTGGTATCGACCCGACCTCATGGCTATCATTGCAGTGGGAGACTTTGAAACAGACGCGATTGAAACCCTGATCAAAAAGACCTTTGACCCGATACCAAAAGCAGAGAACCCGCGTGCCCGAACCGCCTATACGGTTCCCGACCACGGTGAAACCCTATTTGCGATTACAACCGACCCGGAAAATTCTCAATCTTCCATCGATATCTATTTCATGCAAGATGTCGCGCCCGAAGGTACCGTGGAAGATTATCGCAGCATGCTCATTCGCAACATGTTCAACAGCATGCTCAATCAGCGATTTAGAGAAATAACCAAAAAGCCCGATCCACCATTTCTGGGCGCAGGCTCCGGCCGCGGAAACCTCGTCAGAACCAAAGCTGCATACATCCTGGGCGCAGGCGTCAAAGAAGGGGGAATTGAACGCGGCCTGGAAGCCGTCTTAACAGAAGCCATTCGCGTCCAACGCCACGGATTTACGCAACCCGAAGTAGATCGCCTAAAAACCAACATGTTGCGCAGCATCGAACAATCTTATCGCGAGCGCGACAGACGCCGTTCGCGCGGTTTTGCATCGGAATACATCCGTCACATATTGACAGGCGAACCCATTCCGGGCATTGAAATCGAACGCGATTTATTTCAAAAATTACTCCCGAGCATTCAAGTCGAAGAAATCAACCGCCTCGTCGGCGAATGGATCACCGACAAAAACCGCGTCATCGTAGTCACCGCACCCGAGAAAGATGGTCTCGCTGTTCCGTCCGAAGCGGACTTGCTGAACATAATCAACGAAGTCCAGCAAAAAGAGGTTGAACCCTATGTGGAAGATGTATCCGACGACCCCCTCATCGCGAATATCCCAACGCCGGGAAAGGTCGTACGCGAAACAACAATCGACACCTTTGGCGTCACAGAATGGGCCTTGAGCAATGGGGTAAAAGTCGTCATGAAGCCCACGGACTTCAAAAACGATGAAATCCTATTCACATCCTTCAGCCCGGGCGGTCATTCTCTATCAAGCGATGAAAATTACATGGCGGCATCCACAGCGACATCAGCCATAATGGAAAGCGGTCTGGGAAAATTCAATCAAATTGAACTCAATAAAAAACTCGCCGGCAAAGTCGTGCGCGTATCGCCCCGCATCAGCAGCCTCAGCGAGGGCGTATCGGGCAGCGCGTCTCCCGAAGACATAGAAACCATGTTCCAACTCATACATCTCATCTTCACAGAACCGCGTGCAGACTCTCTGGCATTTCAAGCACTACTGGACCGCTATCGAGGCATATTGCAAAACCGGGACATGAGACCAACGACAGCTTATTCCGATACAATTCAAGTTACCATGTCTCAATACCACATCAGATCGCGCCCGCTATCAAACGAAATACTGGGGGAAATGGACCTGCAAAAATCGCTGGCATTTTACAAAGACCGATTTGCCGATGCCAGTGACTTCACATTTGTATTTGTCGGCAACTTTGAGCCAGAAAAAATAAAACCCCTGATAGAAACCTATCTCGGCGGATTACCCGCACTCAATCGCGGAGAAACCTGGCGCGACACAGGCGTCAGAGCACCAAAAGGCGTCATTGAAAAAACAGTGAAACGGGGACAAGAACCCAAAAGTAGCACACGGCTGATCTTCACCGGGCCCATTGATTACAACGATCGATTCAGGCGGTATGTCTTTGGCTCAATGGGCGACGTCTTGCAGATAAAACTTCGAGAATTACTCCGAGAAGACGAGGGCGGCACGTACGGCGTTGGCGTGCGCACATCTCTCTCGCGTTGGCCCGAAGGCCGATACAGCATCTCAATCAGCTTTGGATGCGATCCCGAACGGTTGGAAGAATTGACACAACTCGTCTTTGCCCAAATTGACAGCATGAAACAAAAACCCGTCGAACAATCCTACATCGACAAAGTGACCGAAATGGATCTGCGGGGTCGAGAAACGAACAAAAAAGAAAACGGCTACTGGCGCAGAACGCTGAGTACGTATTACCAGAATGAGATCGACTTGATGGCGTGGTTGACATACGAAGACGAAGTCATCAAAAAACTCACAGCAGAACACGTGCAGAAATCAACACAGCAATACTTCAACCTGGAAAACTACGCGCGATTCGTCCTATTACCCGAAGAAGGGGTGACGGCAAAATGACCATAGATGCCGACATGGATCGTTTAAAAAACGCCACCTATCCCGGTCGTGGTATTGTAATAGGGCAAACTCCTGATACCTCATGTATGGTTCAGATCTACTGGATCATGGGGCGCAGTCCCAGCAGTCGCAACCGCGTATTTGTGCGAGAAGGCGATGCGGTAAAAACCGACACTGTGGATAAATCCCATGACATTGATCCACTGACCATGTACTATCCCATCCGCGTATTGGGCAACGCGCATATCGTCACAAATGGCGATCAGACCGACACCATCGTCCATACCTTGCAAAACGGCGGCTCTTTTGAATCAGCCCTCAAAACCCGCACTTATGAACCCGACGCCCCCAATTTCACACCGCGCATCTCTGGCCTTACCGACCTGGGCGACGCGCAAGCCTATCGACTATCGGTCTTAAAAACCGTTGGCGGTGATGCGCGCTATTGTTTGCGCCAATTCTTCAATTATGAAACCGCGATCCCCGGCACGGGCCACTGCATCACAACATATACAGACGACGGCAATCCCCTGCCCTCATTCCAAGGAGAGCCGTATGCCGTCGAATTATTCGACGACATACAGCAAACCGCCGATGTATTCTGGAACCTGTTAGACGAAGACAATCGCGTCTCGCTACTCGTAAAATTCATCCACCCCGAGACCGCTAATCTGGTGATCGTGAACAAATACGGATCGGGATAAAAACCCGCAGGGAGGAGCACCTCTATGGAACCCATCAAATACGGTATGTTCATCATGCCCTTCCACGCCCCGGACAAGCCGTTGAGTCAGGGATTTGACGAGGATTTGGAACTCGTTGTCAAAGCCGAAGAACTGGGCTTTGATGAATTTTGGATCGGCGAACACCACACCATGAAATACGAAACCATTGTCACGCCCGAAATTTTCATCGGGCGCGCCCTGGGTGAGACCCAGAGCATCCGCCTGGGACCGGCACCGGTCTGTTTGAACCTGCACCACCCCGCCTATGTCGCCAGTCGTCTATCTTTTTTGGATCACCTGTCCAAAGGCCGACTCAATCTGTGCTTTGGCCCGGGCAGTGTCACCTCAGACCAGGAACTGTACGGCCTGGATCCCAAATCGGGCGGCGCAATGACCGGGGAAGCCATTGACGCCATCCTCAATTTATGGACATCGGATCCACCCTACGAGCACCGGGGGAAATACTGGCAATTCCAGCTCAAAGACAATATTGACGAGGAAACCCAGATCGGCTTCATCCACAAACCCTTTCAACAGCCCCACCCGCCCATCGCCATGCCGGGAATGAGCCGCAACTCACACAGCATGCAAACAGCTGGCGAGCGCGGCTTCCAGCCCTTTTCCGCCTGCCTGATATCGGGCAACGTGGTAGCCGACAACTGGCAGATCTACGAGCAGAGCGCCCTGCAGGTGGGACGGCAACCACAGCGGACCGACTGGAAAATCGCCCGCTCAATCTTTCTCGCCGACACCACGGCCGAAGCCGTAAAAAAGGCGCGGCACAATTCCCTGGCAAAAAATTACGAATACATCGGACGCCTATTCGACAGGGGCCTGGGGCGCCAGGTGTACAAGCGCGACCTGGACATGCCCGACTCCGAGTGCAATCTGGACTATTTGATGACCGAACAGATCATCGCTGGCGACGTCGATGAAGCACTGCGTCGCTTGCTGGACCTGTTCGAGGAAACCGGACCCTTTGGCACGCTCGTGCTAATGGGCTACGACTGGGACGACAAAGATAGTTGGATATACAGCATGGAATTATTCGCCCGTGAACTAATGCCAGCTTTGAACAAAGCAGTAGGCGCAGTACCGTAGAGATCAAAAAATGACAATCAAAGCATTGACATTTGACGTATTCGGCACAGTGGTCGATTGGCGCAGTTCAGTCATCCGCGACGGCGAGCGATTGGGCGAGCGACTGGGATTGGACATCGATTGGGCTGCATTTGCCGATGCGTGGCGCGGGGGCTATGGCCCATCGATGAACCGCGTCCGCACGGGCGAATTGCCCTGGACAAAAATCGACGACCTGCACCGCATGATCCTGGACGAACTCCTGAAAAAATTCGGCATCTCGGGATTATCCGAAGAAGAAATCGCGGACTTCAATCGCGTCTGGCATCGCCTCGACCCCTGGCCCGATGCCGCAGGCGGCTTATGGCGGTTAAAATCGCGGTACCTGATCTCCACACTATCCAACGGCAATGTATCGCTACTCGCCAACATGGCCAAATACGGCGGACTACCCTGGGATTGCATCTTATCCGCTGAATTGGCCGGGCATTACAAACCCGATGCCGAAACCTATTTAAAAGCCATCGAACTGCTCAGTTGTGAACCCCGGGAAGTCATGATGGTCGCCGCCCATCAGGGCGACCTGCACCATGCAGCTGGCGTCGGCATGAAAACAGCATTCGTATTCCGACCCCTCGAACGGGGCCCCAACGCCAAAAAAGACTTACCCCCCGATCTGGACTTCGACATCATAGCCCATGACTTTCACGACCTCGCCGATCAACTGGGATGTCATTAAAAATGAAACTCACCGATTTCAAAGTCCTCACATTCGATTGCTATGGCACACTCATCGACTGGGAAACCGGGATGATCAAAGGACTGGAGCCGCTCCTATCAAAGGTCGAACGAAAATTGTCGCGCAATGAAATCCTTCAAGCGCACGCGCGACACGAATCAACGCAACAAGCCTGGACGCCGGGCATGCGCTATTCCGAACTCCTCGCCATCGTCTATAAACGTCTCGCCGAAGAATGGGGCATCGCCGTCACGCCCGATGAGTGCGCCGCTTATGGTCAATCGATAAAACAATGGCCAGCGTTTTCCGATTCTCCCGACGCGCTACAATATCTCAAAAAGCACTACAAACTCGCGATCCTGTCCAACGTCGATAACAACAGCTTTAAATACAGCAACGACCGTCTCGGTGTTGAATTTGACGCCATATACACGGCCGAAGACATAGGATCGTACAAACCTGCGGATCGAAACTTCAAATACATGCTGGAACACCTCAAATCGCTCGGCATTGAAAAATCGGAAATTCTACACACCGCAGAAAGCTTATACCACGATCACATCCCGGCAAACAAAAACGGACTCGCCACCTGCTGGATCTACAGGCGCTTCAACGACGAAGGCTTCGGCGCGACCATAGACCCGGGCGAAATGCCAAACTACAATTTTCAATTCAATAGCATGGCAGAACTCGTAAAGGCACACCAGGAGGCTTTTTCTCAAGGAGACATACCATGATCCAGAGCGGCGTTGCAAGCGGAGACATCACGCCCGAACCCGGCCCAGTACTTCAGGGACATTGGAACACCAACCCCTCGCATTCCGTACTCTACCCTCTGGAAGTACGGGCGGTTGTATTTGCCGAAGAAGATGTACAAATAGCCATTGCCACACTCGACGTCATCGGCATAACAAAAGCCACCACTGACCGAATCCGGGCGAAAGTGGCAAATATTATCCCGGGAGACAGCATAATGGTAGCGTGCAGCCACACGCACTGCGCCCTCGCCACACTGCCGTGTTTGGGCGGGACTCCCGACCCCGAATATATGGATCGCATAGTCGAAACCACCGCCGCGTGCATAGCCGAAGCAGCCGCAAATCTCCAGCCCGTAACCCTTGGCCTGGGATGCGGATCCGCGCATTTCAACATCAACCGCCGTCCGCTCCCCGGAGCCTCGAGCATGACCTTGAACTACGGCGGAATCGTCGATCGCCGCGTAAGAGTCTTACACGTAACAGGAGAAAACGGCACCCCCCTCGCCACATTATTCCACTACGCCTGTCACCCAACCACATTGAGCGGCGCCAACGGCATCATCTCGCCCGATTACCCCGGCATAGCCCGCAACCGAATTGAACAAACCCTCGGCGGCAAAGCACTCTTCTTACCCGGATGCTTTGGCAACATCCGCCCCGCCATCCTGAGCGAAACCGGGGGATTTGCATCCGCCACCAGAGAACAATTGGACGCGTGTGGTCACGAACTCGGTGATGAAGTATGCCGCATAGCTACAGGACTAAACACCAGAAGTACACAAGGTATATCTGCCCGCCGCACCGACATAGCCATACCATTCGGCAATCTGATGCCCGAAGACGAACTAAAAAAAATGGCCGCAGACGAAAGCGAACGCGGACAATTATTGACAGGACCCTGGGCAAGAGAAGTACTGGACATGGCAGCATCAGGCACCATCCCATCTGAAAAACCCACCGAAATGCAACTGATACAGGTAGGACCAATAGCACTGATCACCATACCGGGCGAACCCGTACAGGAAATTGGGCATGCAATGGAAAAAAGACTGCGGGACATCAGCGCGGACCTGTGGCCCGTGGGCTATGCCAACGACGAAGTGGGATATTTGTGTACAGAGCGGCAATACGAAGAAGGCGGTTACGAACCCAATGCCTATCCGTATTACGGGGAACCCGCGCCATATCAGGGTGAAGAAGAAATCATCCTGCAAACAGCAGACGCTTTAGCACGGGACTAAAAATGAAACAAATCGACATACCTTATGGCCGAGGAGCCGTATCTGTTGATACAGATCCAAAACTCGCGCACTGGGACGTAATCCGTCCCTCATTTGAACCAGCACTAGAAGACCCCAAACGGCTCTTTCACAAAGCCGTGCGCCACCCTCTCGGCACAAAACCGCTCAGAGAAATAGTCAAGCCTTCAGACCGGGTCGTAATTGCGACATCCGACGGCACCCGTCCCGTCCCCAACAAACAACTGATCCCATGGCTACTCAAAGAACTGCCCGTATCCCCCGACCAGGTAACCGTATTAATCGGCACGGGCACGCACAGGCCAAATACAAAGCGCGAAATTGTCGAAATGTTTGGCGAAGAGATGGTTCGCCGCGTACGCATCGTCAATCACGATGCATTTAGCGAAACGCAAAACGAACAGGTGGGCAAAACTGCGGATGGAACAACCGTATTTTTGAACAAAGAATACCTCAACGCAGATGTGCGCATCGCCCTCGGATTTATCGAACCGCACTTCTTTGCGGGCTTCTCGGGCGGACCAAAAGCCGTCGCGCCCGGCGTGGCGGGCATTGAAACCATTTTCCGACTCCATCGCGCCGAACTCATCGCCGACCCAAACAGCACCTGGGGCGTACTCCACGAAAACCCACTACACCGGGAAATCCGAGAATGCGTCGCACTATGTCCCCCGGATTTTTTGCTCAACGTGACACTCAATGCAGAAAAGAAAATCTCGGGATATTACGCGGGCGACCTCTCCCTCGCTCATGCAAAGGGATGCGCCGATGTAAAAGCCTCGGCAATGGTCCCTGTCGAAACACCCTTCCCGCTGGTCGTCACATCCAACAGCGGCTTTCCCCTGGATCAAAACCTGTATCAAACCGTAAAAGGCATCTCAGCCGCAGCGCGTATCGTAACCGACGGCGGAACAATCCTCGTAGCCAGTGCGTGCAGCGATGGCGTACCCGACCACGGCAATTTTGCGGCATTGATGCGCGAAGGCCATACACCTGCAGACGTGATAGAATCGGTCTATGCACGCGAACCCATCCTCGACCAG of Gemmatimonadota bacterium contains these proteins:
- the larA gene encoding nickel-dependent lactate racemase — protein: MKQIDIPYGRGAVSVDTDPKLAHWDVIRPSFEPALEDPKRLFHKAVRHPLGTKPLREIVKPSDRVVIATSDGTRPVPNKQLIPWLLKELPVSPDQVTVLIGTGTHRPNTKREIVEMFGEEMVRRVRIVNHDAFSETQNEQVGKTADGTTVFLNKEYLNADVRIALGFIEPHFFAGFSGGPKAVAPGVAGIETIFRLHRAELIADPNSTWGVLHENPLHREIRECVALCPPDFLLNVTLNAEKKISGYYAGDLSLAHAKGCADVKASAMVPVETPFPLVVTSNSGFPLDQNLYQTVKGISAAARIVTDGGTILVASACSDGVPDHGNFAALMREGHTPADVIESVYAREPILDQWQAQILSGILDRVNVKVYTEMNSDEVRACKLQIIPDLNKAIHDHLKSRDARVAVLPDGPLVIPYL